A stretch of the Dyella telluris genome encodes the following:
- a CDS encoding SDR family oxidoreductase produces the protein MDVGLAGKVVVVTGASKGIGLACAMAFAREGAKVVGVSRDMGHLHAAQHDLQREGLHMEVAAADLRESVAAQLVAEYIENAFGPIEVLVNCAGAAKRTPPAELHADAMHAAMQAKYFTYMHIIDPVIRRMAAHNHGSIVNVVGQGGRQASPLHIGGGAANAALMLASVGYAKAYASKGVRVNVINPGLTRTGRVQEGLDAESRATGRPADQILAAQLEEIPLGRMAEPREIANVAVFLASPLASYVTGAVIPMDGGKTSVS, from the coding sequence ATGGATGTCGGTCTGGCCGGGAAGGTTGTCGTGGTCACCGGGGCGAGCAAGGGCATAGGCCTCGCCTGTGCCATGGCGTTCGCACGCGAGGGCGCCAAGGTGGTGGGCGTGTCGCGCGACATGGGGCACCTGCACGCCGCGCAACACGACCTGCAGCGCGAAGGGCTGCACATGGAGGTCGCCGCGGCCGACCTGCGCGAAAGCGTCGCGGCGCAGTTGGTGGCCGAATACATCGAGAACGCGTTCGGGCCGATCGAGGTGCTGGTGAATTGCGCCGGCGCCGCGAAGCGCACGCCGCCCGCCGAGCTTCACGCCGATGCCATGCATGCCGCCATGCAGGCGAAGTACTTCACGTACATGCACATCATCGATCCGGTGATCCGCCGCATGGCGGCGCATAACCACGGCAGCATCGTGAACGTGGTCGGGCAGGGCGGGCGGCAGGCCAGCCCGCTGCATATCGGTGGCGGTGCGGCCAATGCGGCGCTGATGCTGGCCTCGGTGGGCTATGCGAAGGCATACGCATCCAAGGGCGTGCGCGTGAACGTGATCAATCCCGGCCTGACGCGCACGGGTCGCGTGCAGGAAGGGCTCGATGCGGAATCGCGCGCCACCGGCCGCCCGGCGGACCAGATCCTTGCTGCGCAACTGGAAGAGATTCCGCTGGGTCGCATGGCCGAGCCGCGCGAGATCGCGAATGTGGCAGTGTTCCTGGCGTCGCCACTGGCCAGCTATGTCACCGGCGCCGTCATTCCCATGGACGGTGGCAAGACCAGCGTGAGCTGA